The region ATTACTGAGTAAACCGAATGCCTTCATTCTCAGACCAGCTCTCTGGTTAGAGTCATCAGCAATTACTATCAAGTAGGCTTGCGGATTTGTTGGTTCAATCGAGCGTATCCCAGCTAACATATCTACTGAATCTGGGTGCCTAATCTCTGCAATGTACATGCGAATTTTTTCCAACTTTTCTTGGTTAATAGACTGTGCTTGCAAAGAAGAATAGATTGCAAATAGGATGATGCCAATTACTAAGAGTTGCATTTTTTTTATTTTATATTTCATTTTAAATTTCTCCTAAATTCCTTTTAATAAACAAGTGGATGTCTTCGTAAGACCCATCCCTGCTCTCCAGTGAATCGAGACTGATCAAATCCAGCCGTCCCTGACCAGAACATAACATTTCTAGCCCCTGAATTATTTTCCGCAGTTCCATCGCAGTTTACCAAACTGACTGGGTTTTGCGTACAACGTGGGGTTTCAGAGATTGGATCTCGGTTGTAAACACTTTGAGTTGAATTATAGTTGCTCTCCGCCAAATGATAAAGCCCAAGCCAGTGCCCTGCTTCATGAGCGATTGTTTCCCCCATTAAAGTCAGCTCTGCATCTGTGGGAGTGGCTCCGGGAGTTCCTAAATGAGTGTCAAATACTACAACCATAGCTGAGTTTCGAGTCCCGACCTTTCCGGGTAATCCGGGTATTCCCCCAGACACACCGAGAACCCCACTTACAGTATCATTTTTTACAAAAAAGATATTCAACGCATCTGCTTTTTCAACGGATGCATTATTTGCAAATAATCCACCTAAAGAGCCCGCGGCGACAGAATCTCTATCTAAACTAGTGAGAGTTAAGTAGGCAGCATTATTTAGAGTTGTCGAGGTTATTACCGGTCTTATTCTTACACTGTTTTGCGTATATAGGGTAGTTAATCTAGTGATGGCAGTCGCAATTCCAGCCTCGGAAGCAGCCGGATTGGATCCAGCAACAAATATAAGGTGAACATTTATCTTCTTTTCAGTAGACCAGATTTTACTCATACCTCTTTGGCTATGATCGGAGGTTGAAGAATCCGGCAAAAAACTATTTTCTTCCGACGTTGCTGGTATTAGAGAACGAACTTTACGAACAGTTACAGGTAAAGAATTCGAACGAACGATAGGCACAAAACCTAACGCTGCATTAAATGCCGATGATATACTGACTGGATTACCGTCAGATAATAAAGAGGTGTAAAGAGAACTATTGCTTCCATACCAATGCATGACAGTCGCAGTCTGTTCCCCAGTGCTGTTTCGTGTATAGAACAACGAGGCCCCTTCGTATTGAATAAAATCCAATCCCACACCGCCGGAAGTTTGATTTTGTTCCACTTGTACAATCGCAGTCGGATTACTCGGACCAGTTCCAGAAAACGTAACATCCGGTATAGTATATCCTGCGATGCCTGCTCCAAAATAATCTGTAATTGGCGAAGAAAACGCACTGGTAGTTGTTTCCGAAAACTCATACTTGGGTCCGGAAGATGCACTTCCTGTTAATGCCGATAGCAAAAGCAGGCTTGTAAGTGTGTTGTCTTTTTTCTTAGCTCTACATCCGGGAAGTCCAAATAAAAAAACTAACAAAACAAAGATTATTTTTATCCATTTATTTTTCATTTTTTAACCTCTTAATCACTGACTATAGTATAGATTTACCCTTAGTGATTTTACCAAAATACAACTTTGAAGAAATTTTGTCATTTTTTATTTCAATAGCTAATTATTAACTGACGTTACGCAAAAAAGGAAAATTATGAAGTTTGAAGATAAATTAAGAATATTAGAAAATGCTAATGAATTAATAAATTCAATAGCCCGCGGCAGCGAGCCCACCGCTAGGTGCAAACCTCCCGTGGACGCAGGACTCACCTTGCGTAAGGTGAATTATTAACTTACGTTACACATAAAAGGAAATTATGGAATTAAAAGTGAAATTCTCGATTTTAGAAGAATCTAATGAATTAATAGCGATAGCGTAAGGTGAGTTATTAAATATTTTTAAACGCAGAATGCCAGAAAAAATAGTGCATGGATTTGAACTTGAAGCAGTGGATTATACTACGTAACCTTTTAATACAGCAGAATTGATTGTGCGAGTGGCAACTCAAATTGAAATAAAACATTCTCGTGAAAAATTAGTAGAACTGAATACTACAAAAGATAAATTCTTTAGTATCATAGCGCATGATCTGCGTAATCCGTTCGCTTCGAAGTTATCTGTATGGATTATGATCAATATATGACTTGACACTACATACTTAACTTCCTATACTTGAGTTATATTCATTTTCTCTCCACAGGATCAATTATTCTGATCAGATAGCAAAGAACTCAGTGACTTTGTAAAAAGATATTTTTACCACGAAGGACGCGAAGAAAAACTCGGAATTTTTAACACTCGTTATCTTCGGGCTTTTAGTGGTTAATTAGATTCTTTTTTAAGTAACAGGAAAATCATTTCATGCAAAAATCAAACGATATCCGCAAGGTTGCATTCCTTGGCGATTATCTTCCTCGCAAATGTGGCATAGCTACATTTACCACCGACCTACGCACCTCTATAGCGCAGGAGTTCAAAACTATGCAATGTCTAGTTGTTCCAGTCAATGATATAGAGAGTAATTATGATTATCCCACGGAAGTGCGATTTGAAATTGCAGAGCAAGATTTACCTTCTTACTTGCGTGCAGCTGATTTTTTAAATATAACTAATGTAGATGTATTATGTATTCAACATGAGTTTGGGATATATGGTGGTTTGGCGGGAAGTCATGTGCTTGCCCTAATGCATGAATTACAAATGCCAATTGTCACAACACTTCATACTATATTACGCGAACCCAATTTAGAGCAAAGACGCGTTATGCGCGAATTGATACGACTATCTACCCGCCTAGTTGTAATGACAGAGAAAGGAAAAGAATTTCTTCTCGATATTTACCAAGTGCCCGAAAATAAAATAGACCTAATTCCCCATGGAATTCCAGATATGCCTTTTGCTGATCCAAATTATTTTAAAGATGAGTTTGGCGTTGCCGGTAAACAGGTGTTACTCACATTCGGTCTTTTGTCTCCCAATAAAGGAATTGAATTTGCATTAAGAGCGCTTCCAAGAATTGTAAAAGATTTTCCGAATATAGTATTCATTGTAGTGGGACAGACTCATCCCAATCTACTTCGCAATGAAGGAGAGTTGTACCGATTAAGTCTCGAAAGATTGGCGAAAGATTTGGGAGTCCAGAAACATGTCGTTTTTTTTAATCGGTTTGTTGAGCAAGGCGAACTCATGCGTTTTATCGGAGCAGCAGATATATATTTAACTCCCTATCTCACGGAAGCACAAATTACATCTGGAACTTTGGCTTATGCATTTGGAGCGGGTAATGCTGTTATATCTACACCCTATTGGCACGCAAAAGAACTGTTAGCCAATAATCGAGGAAAGTTAATCCCCTTTCAGGATGCAAACTCCATTGCCGATGCTGTAATTGATTTACTACATGATGAATCCTTTCGTCATTCTCTTCGTAAAAATGCATTTCAAATTGGAAGAGATATGGTTTGGAGTAATGTGGCTCGAAATTATGTAAAGTCTTTTTATCAGGCAGGTCAAGATCATAGTTTCGTAGGAAGAAAGTCTTCTCCTATTAAGACACTTGATGAACAGCCAGATCAATTACCTGCTTTAAAGTTTGATCATCTTTTCCGATTGAGTGATTCGACTGGAATTTTTCAACATGCTAGTTTTACCGTTCCCAATTTTGCAGAAGGATATTGCACCGACGATAATGCGAGGGCATTACTGCTTACTTTGATGCTTAAAAAATCAGGAAATAGTGTTCACCGGATAAATGAATTAGCCGCTACTTATTCTGCGTTTTTAAATCATGCATTTAATCGGCAAAGTCATCGGTTTCGAAATTTTATGAGTTTTGATAGGCGTTGGTTGGATGATGTTGGCTCTGAAGATTGTCATGGCCATGCACTCTGGGCTTTAGGTTATTGTGTAGGAAATGGGGAGAATGGAAGTTTGCCGATGCTTGCCGCTGAGCTATTTGAAAAGGCTTTACCTGTTGCGGCTGAATTTACTTCTCCTCGCGCATGGGCATTAACACTCATTGGTATAGATCATTATCTAAAGCGGCTAAGCGGTGATAGACGAGCTAGTCAAATCCAAGAATCTTTAGTTGCTAAATTATTACAACGTTATGCGGATGCAGCGAGTGAAGATTGGCTGTGGTTTGAAGATATGCTTTCCTATGTAAATGCAAAACTTTCTCATGCATTGATCTTGAGCGGTAAACGGACAAATAACCAGACTGCTCTCGATATTGGACTTAAAACATTACAATGGCTGGTTAAGTTACAAACCTCTGAGGCAGGTTCATTTCAACCAGTTGGATCGAATGGTTTTTTCCAAAAGGGAGGCGAGAGAGCAATTTTTGATCAACAGCCAATTGAAGCATATGCAATGGCATCTGCCTGCATAGAAGCATACTATGCGACAGGCGATATGCATTGGGCAACCGAAGCACGCAGGGCATTTGAATGGTTTTTAGGAAGAAATGATTTAGGATTAGCATTGTATGATTCAAATACCGGAGGTTGTAGAGATGGACTTCATCGAGATCGAGTTAGTCAAAATGAAGGATGTGAGTCTACTCTTGCATTTCTATTAGCACTCAGTGAAATGCAGGGATTACAAAGCACTCTAATTAGTTTCAAAGATTCGATAGGAGAATAATTATGGAAAAAGAAAAACATTCAAAAGAAATAGATAATTCGAAGAATAAAATAGAAACTGTTCATGCAAAAAGAATTGGACCCACACTTACACCGGATCGTTCGCGTGTGTTAATGCGTCCGTTCTTCCCAGTGAAAAAAGAAATAGCAAGAAGAATAGTTTCACAGGTAATGACTCTGACTGATTTAGAAGTCACTGATTTACTCACGCAAGTATTGGGTGAATTTGAAGATAGGCATGAGCATGTGGAGCTAATCTTTAAAAACCGCTACTTACAAGTTCATAAATTCATAGGTGATTTAGAAGATACTTCCGTTGAGCGGCAAACATTAATTGGCTCTTACTTTTCACATGAATATTCTCCTGAATCAGCGGCATTGTTTAATCCTTCTATTGTTCTTCATCCCGACCAAACAGGACTTCCTTCTGGATCTATTCGTTTTATCTTAAGTCTTCGGGCAACAGGAGAAGGACATATTTCTTCTATAACATTTCGAACAGGCAATATAAACGCAAAACATAGAGTTACCCTTACACCATCTGTTCCATTTGTAGTAGAGCCAAAACCAATAACTAACTTAGTGTATGAGAAGGGGCTATTTGCTCGTAAACTCAAAGAGGCAGGGTTGACTAACTATTTTTGTGGGCAAGTATTAGAGCAATTAGATGAGAAATTTATTTTAGATGATTTGCGAACGGTGCTTGAAAAAGAAAGTAAAAAGATGGGCTCCTTTGACGTAATCATAGATCGTGCTGCTCATGGTATATTGCTATTAGCCGAATCTAACTTTGAAGTAGAGTTTAATATAAATAGTCAAACTTCTCAGAGAGTTTTGTTTCCTTCTGTGCCTAGTCAGAGTAATGGAATTGAAGATGCGAGATTTGTTCGCTTCGAAGAGGAGGATCATAGTTTTACTTATTATGCAACCTACACAGCCTATGATGGTAAAATAACTTTACCACAAATGTTAGAAACAAAAGATTTTGTGCACTTTAAATTTCTTACACTCAATGGACCAGCAGTGCAAAACAAAGGTATGGCTTTATTTCCCAAAAGAATAAATGGAGCCTACGCAATGTTATCCCGTCAAGACGATGAGAATATTCTACTTATGTATTCGGATAATATTCATTTCTGGCAAACACCTACCTTACTCTTAAAACCAAAAGAACCCTGGGAATTTGTAAAAATTGGTACTTGTGGATCACCAATTGAGACTGATGCTGGTTGGTTGGTTTTAAGTCATGGAGTAGGACCGATGCGCAGATACTGTTTGGGTGCATTTTTATTGGATTTAAAAGATCCTTCGCGGGTAATCGGTCGTTTGCGTGAACCACTTCTTGTTCCGAACGAAGCTGAAAGAGAAGGTTATGTTCCAAATGTTGTATATACTTGTGGTTCTATTTTGCATGGGAAAGAATTGATTATCCCCTACGCGATGAGCGATTATGGAACAAGTTTTGCATCCGTAGGTCTAGAGGAACTTTTAGCTGCAATGGTCTGATCAAAAAAAAATCAATCTACTGACCTAAAATACATCGCACATAATAGAAATTACCTTTTGTAGCGTTGCCTACACTGCCGTTTGAAAAATTTACAAAAAAAGCGGTAGTCGCTCCATTTGGATGAGAAGTAGACGACCAATAATTTCCAATTGGGTTAGAAGGGAAATTAGCAGAGTTTAGGGTTGGTTCACTTGTTTTTGTAGAATCAACTAGTGTCTTTAATTCATTGATTTGAGGCACACGCCAAATTTTCCCATCTCTTAGGGCTAAATTATTGCAATAGGAAATAGCATTACTCCAAGTTAAAGTAGTCGCTGTTACCGAACAGGTAGAATTACTGCTTTGCCCAAGACTGCATTTTTGCCAAGTAAGTCCTGATCTACTGTCAGTGAAAACTTCTCCGACAGAGTCTGGAGGTGCTTCTTGTGCAAAAATGATAGATGTAATTAAAAATATTACTGATATTGTAGGGATTAAAAGTTTGCGATACATTTCGTTTTTTCCTTTCTGTATTTTTTAATGATTGTAAATAATAAAACTATTGAGAGACACAACGTACATAGTTGGTAATAGTCTTCAGGCCATTGCTTGTATTTGCATTCGAGAAATTGACTCCCCATGCATTATTTGTATTCGAAGCGAACTCCGTAGAAGTCCAATAAAGATCATTCACATTTGCCGGAAAATACAATGTATCTAAGAAAGAAATTGAATCTCCATAATCAGGAAGACATTCAAATCTCAGAAATATTTATCTAGATTTTTTTCTAGAATCTAACAACTGAAATCTAATCAAATAAGGAGAACGATATGTGAAAACCAATATACAATTAGGAATTCGTCACTAGAAAGAAGTCAAAATTATTTTATTTTTCGATCTCTAGTCAATAAATTTTAGTTTACGAAAACATAGGTGTAGTGAATTTGTAATAGAGAATGAAAGATACAGATATTATAAAACCAATTTTAATTAATAAATTGACTCTTAAATTTAACGATGTAGCTTTCGAAAAAAACTTCAAAGATAATTACTATATAGATTCACTTCCCATTCATCGATTCGCAATTATCCTTGCCGTAATTTTATATGCGTTATTCGCCTATCTTGACATATGGATGTCCCCTATTTCAAAAGAAAAAATTTGGTTTATCCGTTTTGGAATTGTAGTGCCAACTTTAATTATTACTTTCATTTCTACTTTTTTTTCTGCCTTCAAAAATATCAACCAATGGTTGTTTGCCGCTAACGGGATTTTTCTAGGGCTTGGAATCGTCACAATGATCGGATTGACTGACGAGAAAGAACTTGGGCATAACTATTATTTTACAGGGCTCCTTCTTGTAATAATGTGGATTTATACTTTCTCTCGTTTACGTTTTGCTTTAGCAACTTTCTCAGCATGGTTAGTAACGACCGCTTATTTTTTTGTCATTATTTATATTCACAATATTCTTTCTGTATCCCCTGCTCTATTTCTAAATCATCTCTTTTTTTTCATGAGTTCAAACATCATCGGAATCTTTGCAGTTTATTATTTTGAATTTTATTATAGAAAAAATTTCATTCATATCAATAACATAGAATTGAAACGGGAAAAACAACTCAATGAACGATTAATTAAAATTGATAAAATCAAAGATGAATTTCTATCCAATACATCACACGAACTCCGAACTCCAGTTCACGGGATAATCGGTATTAGTGAATCTCTCATTGATGGGGCTACAGGTAAACTACAACCGGAGACTATTCGAAATCTAAAAATGGTTGTTTCTAGCGGAAAACGATTATCTAACTTAATTAACGATATACTGGATTTTTCAAAACTTAAAAATAGAGACATTGACTTACAAAGTCAATCAACCGATATAAGGCAATTATTCGAAATAGTTATTTCAGTAATTAAATCAACCATGAAAGGAAATGGAATTACAATCTATAACGAAATTTCCGAATTTATACCCTCTGTTTATGGAGATGAAAATAGAATTCAACAAATTATCTACAATCTAATTGGAAATGCTGTTAAATTCACAAATAGTGGATACGTTAAAGTATCCGCTACTGAAAAGAATGATTTCGTAGAAATATGTGTAGAAGATTCTGGTATTGGAATTGATAAAAATAAATTCGAAGATATTTTTAAATCATTCGAACAAGCGGACAGTTCAATTGCTCGCAACTACGGTGGAACAGGAATTGGTTTAAGTATTACAAAAAAATTAGTAGAATTACATAAGGGACAAATTTGGGTCGAATCAGAACTCGGATTGGGTTCCAAATTTTATTTTACACTCCCAAAAAGCCAAACAGACGCTGAAAAAAAAGTAATAAAAACTGATCCAGAAATTTCATTGGAGGCGGAAAACGAATTTCCTATAGAGGAAATTTCTATGATTCTAAAAACAGAAAATGAAAACACAAAAGTAAAAATTTTAGTCGTCGATGATGAACTCATTAATGTGCAAGTCCTTACTAACCATCTTTCCTTACAAAGTTATCAAGTCGATACTGCATCCGATGGAATTGAAGCTCTAAAAAAAATCAAAGACAATGATTATGATTTAGTATTATTAGATATTATGATGCCCAAGATGTCAGGTTATGAAGTGTGCAATAATTTAAGAGAAGTAAAGTCTATTTATGATTTGCCTGTAATTATGCTAACAGCCAAAAATCAGCCGCAAGATATTGTAGTAGGATTCGATATGGGAGCAAATGACTATTTGGTGAAACCTTTTGAGAAGACCGAACTTCTTGCTAGAGTCAAAACTTTAGTCTCTTTAAAAATGTCTGTCAGAGATGCAATTGAAAATGCAAAACTTGCGAATACAGACATGTTAACTGGGCTGGATAATCGTCGTTATCTATTTGAGCAAGCTAATCATGAATTTGATTTGGCAAAAGGGTCAAATAAAAATTTATCTCTACTTATGCTCGACATCGATCATTTTAAAAAGTTCAACGATACCTATGGTCACGATACGGGTGACGAAATAATTAAAATGGTTGCTCGCGGACTACGTAAGGCAACACGTGAATTAGACATCATAGGACGATACGGCGGAGAAGAGTTTACCGTAATTCTTCCGAATACAGACAGCGTAGAAGCTATGGCAGTGGCAGAAAACATACGCAAAACCATAGAACAGAGGACATTCATATCAGAAAAATACGGTGAATTAAAATGCACTATCAGTATAGGTGTCGCAGTTTTATCCAAACACTCCTACAAAATACAAGATCTATTTAAAATGGCGGATAACAATCTATATACCGCAAAACGAAATGGACGAAATAGAGTAGAAATTGACTAGTTCAAATATTCGAATAATATAAATCACAGTTCAAAGATTAAAAAATTATTTCACTCCAAAATTCAATCAATCGAATGTAAAAATTTCACCATGGACTCATCTCTTTCGGATATCGTATCAAAAACCATTCCATAGTGGTTTGTAGATAACTCTAATCCGATTGCATTTGGAATACGCCTGAGCATTTCTGCAAAACTTTTTTGGGGAAGCAGGTCATCGTTCGGAAATAAATTCATTTTGGTAGCTCGAAACAATAGAGTGGGACAGAGAATTTTCTCGAATTCTAAACTTTTTCCTTGTTTAATTTTTTTTATGGTTTCAAAAGGACTCATAAAAAGTTGCTTAAATATTTGTAATGGATAAATGGCTCCACCCATTTGTTTTAATTCGTCTTCCATTACATAGGGCGGCATATGGCAAGTATACCCTCCATTGACTGAATGTAATTCTTTAATAAAATAATTTTCAATCGCCAAAGTCCAGTTTGGTATCAATGGGGAGTCTTTAATTTGTTGTAAGTAAGTATTTTGGTCAGGGAAAATTTTTCCCAATCTTTCGTAAGACGGTTGAAGTACTTTTAGAATTTTTAATTTTTGAAAAGTAGATAGTATTCCGCCGCCATCCATTAGAATTAATCCTTTTACTAATTCGGGAAAATGAATTGCAAATCTGACTGCAAGCATTGCTCCAAAAGAGTGTCCGAGAAGAATTACTTTTTTTAACTTGTAGTGCTCTATTATTTTTCTGAGATCTTCGATATGATTTAAGAATCCGTATTCTATTCTCTCTTTTGTGGAAAATCCGCGTCCTCGTAAGTCATAGGCATACACTGAATAGCCTTTTGAATGTAGATATTGGGAAAGTTTATCCCAAGAATACAAATTTCCAGAAAGTCCGTGTAAACAAATAATTGGATTTTTCTTTCCTTTCCGTATCTCAATATGAATTTCAATTCCATTTATAGAAATGAATTCTTCCTTGATAGTTTTAGATTTATTTTTTTTTGCCATCTGGATTTTCCTATCTTCTATCGGTGTTAATCGGTGGTAATTGGTGGTATTCTTTAATTTTTTTTCTTAACTGTAACATATTCTACTAACCATATCAATCCACACACAAACCATTATTGAATTTGAAATCAAATTTCCTTTAATTAGAAATCTATTTGTAACAATGTTACTAGAGATTGAACTTATTACAAAATAAAGGAACCGACCATGATAACGAAAGAGTTAAACATTGTATTACCAGCCACTAGAAATTTAGAAGTGAGACTTGCCGAAAACCAATTAGAAGTTGAACAAGCATTAGCCCTTCGGTATGAAGTATTTAACGAAGAAATGGGAGAAGGTTTACTCGCTTCAAGAGAAACCAAAAAAGATAGAGATAATTATGATTACTATTGTCATCACTTAATCGTTCTAGACAAGGATAGAAATAATAAAGTAGTTGGAACCTATCGCATTCTTCCAAAAGAAATCGCTCTAAAAAACATTGGTTTTTATTCCGAAAATGAATTTGACTTAACTAATATCTATTCTTTGAAAGAAGGTGTCGCAGAGGTGGGAAGAAGTTGTGTTCATCCTGAATATCGTGGGGGAAGCGTTATTTCCCTTCTTTGGATTGGGCTTGGGACTTATATGAAAGAGAATAATATTCGATATCTTATGGGTTGCGGGTCGATTCATAATACAAATCCGTTACATGGTTCAGAAGTATATGCCTATTTAAAACACAACCAAGCTCTAGCGCATGAGAAATTCTTTGTTCACCCAAAAGAATCATACAAATTACTTGGATTTGATTCTAATTATGTAATCGAAAACATAAAAGAAACAAATAAAAAAATTCCTCCCCTTATTAAAGGATACATAAGATTAGGCGCAAAAATTTCTGGCTTTCCTGCCCTCGATCTAGAATTTGGTACCATTGATGTATTTGTAATCTTCGACTCAGAAAAAATTAACGAAAAGTATGGTAAACACTATTTATAATGTTACGTGGAATTAAAAGATTAAATCGATATGAAAACAGAATTTTATCAATAGCAAAAGCAGGCGGCAACCTAGTTCGCCTGCGGCAATTTGGGTTTTCCTCTAAAACAAAAGAAGGATTTCGTTTTCCAATTTATGTTTTAGAAATCGGTAAACCCAAAGCAATTAAAAAAAATCCCTCCGGTCTTGTTGCCGGTGTCCATGGATTAGAAACCATTGGAATACGTGTTCTACTAGATTTTTTAGATCATATTTTCAAAAAAACAGGTGAGGAAATTTTAGACGAAATTAAAAGCGGCAAACTCGGAATTGCCTGTATTCCCATATTGAACCCGGGTGGAGTTGCACTAACAACCAGATCAAATCCAAAGGGAGTTGACCTCATGCGAAACTC is a window of Leptospiraceae bacterium DNA encoding:
- a CDS encoding glycosyltransferase family 4 protein, with amino-acid sequence MQKSNDIRKVAFLGDYLPRKCGIATFTTDLRTSIAQEFKTMQCLVVPVNDIESNYDYPTEVRFEIAEQDLPSYLRAADFLNITNVDVLCIQHEFGIYGGLAGSHVLALMHELQMPIVTTLHTILREPNLEQRRVMRELIRLSTRLVVMTEKGKEFLLDIYQVPENKIDLIPHGIPDMPFADPNYFKDEFGVAGKQVLLTFGLLSPNKGIEFALRALPRIVKDFPNIVFIVVGQTHPNLLRNEGELYRLSLERLAKDLGVQKHVVFFNRFVEQGELMRFIGAADIYLTPYLTEAQITSGTLAYAFGAGNAVISTPYWHAKELLANNRGKLIPFQDANSIADAVIDLLHDESFRHSLRKNAFQIGRDMVWSNVARNYVKSFYQAGQDHSFVGRKSSPIKTLDEQPDQLPALKFDHLFRLSDSTGIFQHASFTVPNFAEGYCTDDNARALLLTLMLKKSGNSVHRINELAATYSAFLNHAFNRQSHRFRNFMSFDRRWLDDVGSEDCHGHALWALGYCVGNGENGSLPMLAAELFEKALPVAAEFTSPRAWALTLIGIDHYLKRLSGDRRASQIQESLVAKLLQRYADAASEDWLWFEDMLSYVNAKLSHALILSGKRTNNQTALDIGLKTLQWLVKLQTSEAGSFQPVGSNGFFQKGGERAIFDQQPIEAYAMASACIEAYYATGDMHWATEARRAFEWFLGRNDLGLALYDSNTGGCRDGLHRDRVSQNEGCESTLAFLLALSEMQGLQSTLISFKDSIGE
- a CDS encoding glycoside hydrolase family 130 protein → MEKEKHSKEIDNSKNKIETVHAKRIGPTLTPDRSRVLMRPFFPVKKEIARRIVSQVMTLTDLEVTDLLTQVLGEFEDRHEHVELIFKNRYLQVHKFIGDLEDTSVERQTLIGSYFSHEYSPESAALFNPSIVLHPDQTGLPSGSIRFILSLRATGEGHISSITFRTGNINAKHRVTLTPSVPFVVEPKPITNLVYEKGLFARKLKEAGLTNYFCGQVLEQLDEKFILDDLRTVLEKESKKMGSFDVIIDRAAHGILLLAESNFEVEFNINSQTSQRVLFPSVPSQSNGIEDARFVRFEEEDHSFTYYATYTAYDGKITLPQMLETKDFVHFKFLTLNGPAVQNKGMALFPKRINGAYAMLSRQDDENILLMYSDNIHFWQTPTLLLKPKEPWEFVKIGTCGSPIETDAGWLVLSHGVGPMRRYCLGAFLLDLKDPSRVIGRLREPLLVPNEAEREGYVPNVVYTCGSILHGKELIIPYAMSDYGTSFASVGLEELLAAMV
- a CDS encoding DUF1566 domain-containing protein, whose translation is MYRKLLIPTISVIFLITSIIFAQEAPPDSVGEVFTDSRSGLTWQKCSLGQSSNSTCSVTATTLTWSNAISYCNNLALRDGKIWRVPQINELKTLVDSTKTSEPTLNSANFPSNPIGNYWSSTSHPNGATTAFFVNFSNGSVGNATKGNFYYVRCILGQ
- a CDS encoding DUF1566 domain-containing protein; translated protein: MYFPANVNDLYWTSTEFASNTNNAWGVNFSNANTSNGLKTITNYVRCVSQ
- a CDS encoding diguanylate cyclase codes for the protein MKDTDIIKPILINKLTLKFNDVAFEKNFKDNYYIDSLPIHRFAIILAVILYALFAYLDIWMSPISKEKIWFIRFGIVVPTLIITFISTFFSAFKNINQWLFAANGIFLGLGIVTMIGLTDEKELGHNYYFTGLLLVIMWIYTFSRLRFALATFSAWLVTTAYFFVIIYIHNILSVSPALFLNHLFFFMSSNIIGIFAVYYFEFYYRKNFIHINNIELKREKQLNERLIKIDKIKDEFLSNTSHELRTPVHGIIGISESLIDGATGKLQPETIRNLKMVVSSGKRLSNLINDILDFSKLKNRDIDLQSQSTDIRQLFEIVISVIKSTMKGNGITIYNEISEFIPSVYGDENRIQQIIYNLIGNAVKFTNSGYVKVSATEKNDFVEICVEDSGIGIDKNKFEDIFKSFEQADSSIARNYGGTGIGLSITKKLVELHKGQIWVESELGLGSKFYFTLPKSQTDAEKKVIKTDPEISLEAENEFPIEEISMILKTENENTKVKILVVDDELINVQVLTNHLSLQSYQVDTASDGIEALKKIKDNDYDLVLLDIMMPKMSGYEVCNNLREVKSIYDLPVIMLTAKNQPQDIVVGFDMGANDYLVKPFEKTELLARVKTLVSLKMSVRDAIENAKLANTDMLTGLDNRRYLFEQANHEFDLAKGSNKNLSLLMLDIDHFKKFNDTYGHDTGDEIIKMVARGLRKATRELDIIGRYGGEEFTVILPNTDSVEAMAVAENIRKTIEQRTFISEKYGELKCTISIGVAVLSKHSYKIQDLFKMADNNLYTAKRNGRNRVEID
- a CDS encoding alpha/beta hydrolase, whose translation is MAKKNKSKTIKEEFISINGIEIHIEIRKGKKNPIICLHGLSGNLYSWDKLSQYLHSKGYSVYAYDLRGRGFSTKERIEYGFLNHIEDLRKIIEHYKLKKVILLGHSFGAMLAVRFAIHFPELVKGLILMDGGGILSTFQKLKILKVLQPSYERLGKIFPDQNTYLQQIKDSPLIPNWTLAIENYFIKELHSVNGGYTCHMPPYVMEDELKQMGGAIYPLQIFKQLFMSPFETIKKIKQGKSLEFEKILCPTLLFRATKMNLFPNDDLLPQKSFAEMLRRIPNAIGLELSTNHYGMVFDTISERDESMVKFLHSID
- a CDS encoding GNAT family N-acetyltransferase translates to MITKELNIVLPATRNLEVRLAENQLEVEQALALRYEVFNEEMGEGLLASRETKKDRDNYDYYCHHLIVLDKDRNNKVVGTYRILPKEIALKNIGFYSENEFDLTNIYSLKEGVAEVGRSCVHPEYRGGSVISLLWIGLGTYMKENNIRYLMGCGSIHNTNPLHGSEVYAYLKHNQALAHEKFFVHPKESYKLLGFDSNYVIENIKETNKKIPPLIKGYIRLGAKISGFPALDLEFGTIDVFVIFDSEKINEKYGKHYL